One Pygocentrus nattereri isolate fPygNat1 chromosome 12, fPygNat1.pri, whole genome shotgun sequence DNA window includes the following coding sequences:
- the LOC108443866 gene encoding uromodulin-like — protein CDRYFNWNGWYRLLYYGMSVRMPESCVDESRCGTYTTLWLNGSHPQTGDGIVTRGVCGRSGSDCCYYRFIPIRVKACPGNYYVYEFVRPTICTAAYCADVSSMTPTTAPTTATNDSGLSTITGTPNNLTFDPCNVSRGLDNDWRSYYYVSYLGEKCSDS, from the exons TGTGACAGATACTTCAACTGGAATGGCTGGTATCGGCTGCTGTACTACGGGATGAGTGTCCGTATGCCAGAGAGCTGTGTTGATGAATCCAGATGTGGTACTTATACCACTCTGTGGCTGAATGGCTCTCACCCTCAGACAGGGGATGGAATAGTCACTCGTGGGGTCTGTGGGAGGTCAGGAAGTGACTGCTGTTACTACAGATTCATCCCAATTCGAGTGAAAGCCTGTCCAGGAAACTATTATGTCTATGAGTTTGTCAGACCAACTATCTGCACTGCAGCTTACTGTGCAG ATGTCAGCAGCATGACTCCAACCACTGCCCCAACCACTGCAACCAATGATTCTGGACTAAGTACAATCACCG ggACTCCCAACAACCTCACTTTTGACCCCTGCAATGTCTCTAGAGGTCTTGATAATGACTGGAGAAGTTACTACTATGTCAGCTACCTTG GGGAAAAGTGCTCAGATTCCTGA
- the LOC108443865 gene encoding uncharacterized protein LOC108443865 yields MLCGGYTPLFLGGSHPFPQDGIVTREIYGSNGYVADRRQCSSQRSNPIQVKACPGNYYVYRLVKPAVSIPKPTYCAVAFNTPSYDPCNNYTSLDQPWRATNSTGTYTCDKDFNWNGWYRLMYNGMNIRMPESCVDENKCGTITPLWLNGSHPQIEDGIVTRLVCGRSGSDCCYYRSAPIRVRACPGNYYVYEFVRPTLFCSAHCADVSTIMLISTTTMAAISTKLNTTTVTFNDPCNNYTALDQPWRGTNETGLSICDRDFNWNGWYRLLYNGMNIRMPESCVNQYRCGTDITLGLCGSHPQIGDGIVTRGVCINSLWIYRYYYYYYYNGYRDSFMSIRVKACPGNYYVYEFVRPNFCNAAYCADVNTITPSIAPTAITGTAVTADNITFDPCNTSSVLDNDWRSIYNSYRG; encoded by the exons ATGCTATGTGGTGGTTACACACCACTTTTTCTTGGAGGATCTCATCCATTTCCACAAGATGGCATCGTCACTCGAGAAATCTATGGCTCCAATGGTTATGTGGCTGATAGAAGACAGTGCAGTTCCCAAAGATCAAACCCAATCCAAGTCAAAGCCTGTCCAGGAAATTACTACGTCTACAGACTCGTCAAGCCAGCAGTGTCAATTCCAAAGCCCACATACTGTGCAG TCGCTTTCAACACTCCCAGTTATGATCCCTGCAACAACTACACTTCTTTGGACCAACCCTGGAGAGCCACTAATTCAACTGGGACTTATACCTGTGACAAGGACTTTAACTGGAATGGCTGGTACCGGTTGATGTATAATGGGATGAACATCCGTATGCCAGAAAGCTGTGTTGATGAGAATAAATGTGGTACTATAACCCCACTGTGGCTGAATGGATCTCACCCCCAGATAGAGGATGGAATCGTCACCCGCCTTGTCTGTGGGAGGTCAGGAAGTGACTGCTGCTACTACAGATCTGCCCCAATTCGAGTCAGAGCATGTCCAGGAAACTATTATGTCTATGAGTTTGTCAGGCCAACATTATTCTGTAGTGCTCACTGTGCAG ATGTGAGCACCATAATGTTGATCTCTACCACAACCATGGCAGCCATTAGTACGAAGCTGAATACAACCACAG TTACTTTTAATGATCCCTGCAACAACTACACTGCTCTGGATCAACCCTGGAGAGGCACTAATGAGACTGGACTAAGTATCTGTGACAGAGACTTCAACTGGAACGGCTGGTATCGGCTGCTGTATAACGGGATGAACATCCGTATGCCGGAGAGCTGTGTTAATCAGTACAGATGTGGTACTGACATCACTCTGGGGCTCTGTGGTTCTCATCCTCAGATAGGAGATGGAATAGTCACACGTGGGGTCTGTATCAACTCACTGTGGATCTATCggtactattactactactactacaatggCTACAGGGACAGCTTCATGTCAATTCGAGTCAAAGCCTGTCCAGGAAACTATTACGTCTATGAGTTCGTCAGGCCCAATTTCTGCAATGCAGCTTACTGTGCAG ATGTAAACACCATCACTCCGAGCATTGCCCCAACAGCGATAACCGGTACTGCAGTGACAG CAGACAACATCACTTTTGACCCCTGCAATACCTCCAGTGTTCTTGATAATGACTGGAGATCCATCTACAACAGTTACCGTG GGTAA